TAAGCACCACACCAAACTCTCCCATCGTGTGTGCGAAGCTCACGACGATGGCAGTTAACAGATTTGGCTTAATATTTGGCAATATCACACGAAATAGCGTATATATCCTACTCTTTCCAAGTGAGTAACTCGCCTCAAAAAGACTAGGTTTAAGTCCATTAAACCCAGCATAAAGTGGCTGGAACATAAAGGGTAATGAGTAGATACAACTAGCTATCACAAGGCCTGCAAAGTTAAAAACCACTCGCACGTCAAACACACGCTCTAAAAATTCCCCAAGCGGTGCGTAAGGCGATAGTAGTACAAGTAGGTAAAATCCAAGCACCGATGGCGGTAGTACAAGTGGCAACGAGACGATCGTTTCAATGAATGGTTTGCCAATAAAACTAGTGCGAGACATAGCATAGGCAAGTGGTAAAACTACACAAAAAAGTATCGCCGTAGAGACAAATGAGAGCTTCAAAGAGAGTAAAAATGGAGTAAAGTCAATATCAAACATAGCTTTATCCTTTAAATTTAATGCAACATAAGCTTAATTTTACCATTTGTGGTAATTTTAAATTTATAAAAAACTTTAGTAAAAATATGAATTTAAAAATTTCGATTTTATAATGCATTATAGGATTTTTAAATTTTTTAATACTCAATTCTTCACTCCACCGTAGTTTTACCATCTACAATCTTGGTTAAATTTAGTCCAAAGGCTTTTGCACTTAGCACGACATTATCACCCTTTATTATACCATCAGCCTCACTATGGCTTAACACCACTTCGCATAGTTGCTGCCCTACAAGCACGAGTGCAACATATATCGCATCACACCGTTTTATATCAAGCACTTTAGCATTAAAGGCAAATTTTTGTGAACCAGACTGCCTTAAAAACAGCTCTTTTGGACTTAATGGCTCACTGGTGTATCCATTTTCAAGCACAAAAACCTTACTACAAAGCTTGTAAATCTCGCCAACATCGTGGCTAACAAGTATCACACTCATACCAAATTCAGCGTGAAGTGTTAGCAAAAACTCCTGCAACTTCTCACGCATATCATTATCTAACGCACTTAGAGGCTCATCAAGTGCTAGAATTTTTGGCTTACGCATTAAAGCACGAGCAAGGGCGACACGCTGTTTTTGTCCACC
This portion of the Campylobacter anatolicus genome encodes:
- the modB gene encoding molybdate ABC transporter permease subunit: MFDIDFTPFLLSLKLSFVSTAILFCVVLPLAYAMSRTSFIGKPFIETIVSLPLVLPPSVLGFYLLVLLSPYAPLGEFLERVFDVRVVFNFAGLVIASCIYSLPFMFQPLYAGFNGLKPSLFEASYSLGKSRIYTLFRVILPNIKPNLLTAIVVSFAHTMGEFGVVLMIGGSVAGQTKVASIAIFEATEMLDYTKAHIYAALMLIISFSVLFLVYFFNANVKKSAKI
- a CDS encoding ABC transporter ATP-binding protein encodes the protein MIEISCKKRLNGASGEFLLNANLSIKQGEFVALYGRSGSGKTTILRLLAGFETPDSGVIKVGESVFFDERINLAPQMRNIGFLFQDYALFDNMNVEQNLLFANKNHALADKLLSMCELKSLKNASIQKLSGGQKQRVALARALMRKPKILALDEPLSALDNDMREKLQEFLLTLHAEFGMSVILVSHDVGEIYKLCSKVFVLENGYTSEPLSPKELFLRQSGSQKFAFNAKVLDIKRCDAIYVALVLVGQQLCEVVLSHSEADGIIKGDNVVLSAKAFGLNLTKIVDGKTTVE